A single genomic interval of Streptomyces sp. 1222.5 harbors:
- a CDS encoding DUF5133 domain-containing protein: protein MLMAHPAVLEDLIAQYEALSLLGAEESTPQARQRLADISYSLCVATGTKDVDMAVIAARHRLSGARPEDDSLVQSADAAEPAA, encoded by the coding sequence ATGCTGATGGCACACCCCGCGGTACTCGAGGACCTCATCGCCCAGTACGAGGCCCTGTCACTGCTCGGGGCGGAGGAGAGCACACCGCAGGCACGGCAGCGGCTCGCCGACATCTCCTACTCGCTGTGCGTCGCCACCGGCACCAAGGACGTGGACATGGCCGTCATCGCGGCCCGCCACCGCCTGTCCGGGGCCCGCCCGGAGGACGACTCCCTGGTCCAGTCGGCCGACGCGGCGGAACCCGCGGCCTGA
- a CDS encoding adenosine deaminase — protein MRPCSVPDHAPVTLQRRRAVRRRVVPAALGTLSVLSLVSALPAAAQPARPDARPPALAPRPVTVAEARTDAYLRSVHDRPAALRDFFRQLPKGGDLHNHLSGAVSTEYLIELAAEDGLCVDTATLTAVAPPCGTGTRPAADARTDRAFHDALVRAWSMEDFPPGQSGHDHFFDTFGKFGEVTWRHRGKLLANVADTVVRDNQFYLETMVTPASDGARNLAAEVGWDDDLAALHRKLLAGGRLDRLVADARKEADDGDAEFRAAEHCGTPQARPACGLVVRWISQASRGSSPERVFTQLALGMRLAEADPRFVAVNLVQPEDWDSSLRDYSLQMRMVGYLRTQYPRAHVSLHAGELWPGLVKPEDLEFHIREAVRVARTDRVGHGVDLVHEDDWQQTARTMATRRIAVEVPFSSNAQILGVKGADHPFTTYRRYGVPVVIATDDPGVSRIDIAHEYQYAAGTYGLGYPELKDLARASLEYGFLPGADLWRGNPTADGYRPVAACRGERPGLPVRGAACRHLLVDSPKARLEWRQEAAFAAFEQAHTRKAH, from the coding sequence ATGCGGCCGTGCTCCGTCCCCGATCATGCCCCTGTGACTCTGCAACGTCGAAGGGCCGTGCGCCGCCGGGTCGTTCCCGCCGCGCTCGGCACCCTCAGTGTCCTTTCGCTGGTGTCCGCACTGCCCGCCGCCGCACAACCGGCGCGCCCGGACGCCCGTCCCCCCGCGCTCGCGCCCCGGCCGGTCACGGTCGCGGAGGCGCGCACCGACGCCTACCTCCGGTCCGTGCACGACCGGCCCGCGGCCCTGCGCGACTTCTTCCGGCAGCTGCCCAAGGGCGGGGACCTGCACAACCACCTGTCCGGCGCGGTGTCCACGGAGTACCTGATCGAACTGGCCGCCGAGGACGGGCTGTGCGTCGACACCGCCACCCTGACCGCCGTCGCCCCACCCTGCGGCACCGGCACCCGCCCCGCCGCCGACGCGCGTACGGACCGCGCCTTCCACGACGCCCTCGTCCGCGCCTGGTCCATGGAGGACTTCCCGCCCGGCCAGAGCGGCCACGACCACTTCTTCGACACCTTCGGCAAGTTCGGCGAGGTCACCTGGCGGCACCGGGGCAAGCTCCTCGCGAACGTCGCCGACACCGTCGTCCGCGACAACCAGTTCTACCTCGAGACGATGGTCACCCCCGCCTCCGACGGAGCGAGGAACCTCGCCGCCGAGGTCGGCTGGGACGACGACCTCGCCGCCCTGCACCGCAAGCTGCTCGCGGGCGGCAGGCTGGACAGGCTCGTCGCCGACGCCCGCAAGGAGGCCGACGACGGCGACGCCGAGTTCCGCGCCGCCGAGCACTGCGGCACCCCGCAGGCCCGGCCCGCCTGCGGTCTCGTCGTCCGTTGGATCTCCCAGGCGTCGCGCGGCAGTTCGCCGGAACGCGTCTTCACACAGCTCGCCCTGGGCATGCGGCTGGCCGAGGCCGACCCGCGCTTCGTCGCGGTCAACCTCGTCCAGCCCGAGGACTGGGACAGCTCCCTGCGCGACTACAGCCTGCAGATGCGCATGGTCGGCTACCTGCGCACCCAGTACCCGAGGGCCCATGTCAGCCTGCACGCCGGCGAGTTGTGGCCGGGGCTGGTCAAACCCGAAGATCTCGAGTTCCACATCCGGGAGGCCGTGCGGGTCGCCCGCACCGACCGCGTCGGACACGGCGTGGACCTCGTCCACGAGGACGACTGGCAGCAGACCGCGCGCACCATGGCCACCCGCCGGATCGCCGTCGAGGTGCCCTTCTCCAGCAACGCCCAGATCCTCGGCGTCAAGGGCGCCGACCACCCCTTCACCACCTACCGCCGCTACGGCGTCCCGGTCGTCATCGCCACCGACGACCCCGGTGTGTCCCGTATCGACATCGCCCACGAGTACCAGTACGCCGCCGGTACCTACGGGCTCGGCTATCCCGAGCTGAAGGACCTGGCCCGAGCCTCGCTGGAGTACGGCTTCCTGCCCGGCGCCGACCTGTGGCGGGGCAACCCCACCGCCGACGGCTACCGGCCGGTGGCGGCCTGCCGCGGGGAACGCCCGGGCCTGCCCGTGCGCGGAGCGGCCTGCCGGCACCTCCTCGTGGACAGCCCCAAGGCCCGGCTCGAATGGCGTCAGGAGGCCGCCTTCGCCGCCTTCGAGCAGGCGCACACCCGCAAGGCGCACTGA